The Marinilongibacter aquaticus genome has a window encoding:
- a CDS encoding M15 family metallopeptidase: MTDKRLKYADQITLERIKVLHPAIRDKVREAYLNVNTHMLGKCVRLRLAYTTRSLEEQDALYAIGRTKLFDASGKRLGKVTNAKGGQSIHNYGLAWDIVLLLDTNGDGNFDTASWDTVADFDGDMVADWMEVVDAFKAIGAEWGGDWKFTDKPHFQMAFGMDWRAMQEKIHNGEFEIEEIDRIKYKWIKL; encoded by the coding sequence ATGACCGATAAAAGACTGAAATACGCGGATCAGATAACACTTGAGCGAATTAAGGTGCTACACCCTGCAATTCGCGATAAGGTTCGTGAAGCCTATCTAAATGTCAACACCCATATGCTCGGTAAATGTGTTCGGTTGCGATTGGCCTATACCACACGCAGCCTTGAAGAACAGGACGCACTATATGCCATTGGCCGCACGAAATTGTTTGATGCTTCGGGTAAAAGGTTGGGGAAAGTGACAAATGCCAAAGGTGGTCAAAGTATACATAATTACGGCCTCGCTTGGGATATAGTGCTTCTGCTCGACACCAATGGCGATGGCAATTTTGATACAGCCAGTTGGGATACTGTAGCAGATTTTGATGGTGATATGGTCGCCGACTGGATGGAGGTAGTTGACGCTTTTAAGGCAATAGGGGCTGAATGGGGCGGCGATTGGAAATTCACCGATAAGCCGCACTTTCAGATGGCCTTTGGCATGGACTGGAGGGCCATGCAAGAGAAAATCCACAATGGAGAATTTGAAATTGAAGAAATCGACAGAATTAAATACAAATGGATAAAGCTATGA
- a CDS encoding phage holin family protein, with product MNKLEGLLMTGWGLILGAWQVATNKYLLPITLVATLGLTDYFDNYYAYIVTLIICILADSVFGVWLSIKNGKFKWKKAVAIVEKVGVYFFYIVIIHRVTTIKILEDLQWLSYVQVFCYSLMILNEAKSAFGLGYKIYPNPIMRPIVAALDIIEDQANSRIGIEKKAADNA from the coding sequence ATGAACAAATTGGAAGGACTATTAATGACAGGCTGGGGGCTGATTTTGGGGGCATGGCAAGTGGCTACAAACAAATATTTGTTGCCGATCACTTTGGTGGCCACATTGGGGCTTACCGATTATTTCGACAATTACTATGCCTATATCGTGACCTTGATCATCTGCATATTGGCTGATTCGGTATTTGGGGTGTGGTTGAGTATTAAAAATGGAAAGTTCAAATGGAAAAAGGCAGTGGCCATTGTGGAGAAAGTTGGCGTTTACTTCTTCTATATCGTGATTATTCATAGGGTAACGACAATAAAAATTTTGGAAGATTTGCAATGGTTGAGCTATGTACAGGTATTCTGTTATTCTCTAATGATTTTAAATGAAGCGAAATCTGCGTTTGGTCTAGGGTATAAAATATACCCCAACCCGATAATGAGACCGATCGTTGCAGCTTTGGACATTATCGAAGATCAGGCAAATTCGCGAATCGGGATTGAGAAAAAAGCAGCAGACAATGCTTAA
- a CDS encoding DUF5977 domain-containing protein → MIVENLATGTASNLRLARNKIVVNIPAYDIEGIEDRSSIDYMLDIYLPEYPGANNYTLLETLEAKESPVVQNGSIETYNGAFFEIDDILLSFLAPTAPDFLQDKIKILPYSTTSYYCVVRIVVNSIEVYSEEMVPETAIFSGVAARDYADYSSNFFSDYIGKERRFLTYKPQIGYLAKDQPEILCWLNNYSDDISTLKLKVVARTKGGSEIEGIALSLDRIERNGVYSIPVSLNVLKTIHSEKVDVEQYSIWLLSETDSRVSEVRTFIVDDKYRRNSRYIYFLNSLGVFECLRLTGEASEQFETSSEIADRFAGYSYLAKYAERIISDKSARRILNINLQYSKKDIIEFLGDFALSSEYYLFSDRELLPLIPRFTNYTISDDGEDFGARSFAFEFANAETLYSKLPLATSIPIRPKEWVPFATACEIDSRGRRTGMLKVTMLELVYSDTFASVIPRVLKPNIQNEEGYLEPVENESCALATTPFLSVEISKNGSFTKSDCSGSNVGTAALITIAAEAWGSEVSQADADAKAESEFDILDTQAFADANGSCELPSTNGLRSKFWNFVSATHGFGPAFDFSSNPLHTDIETNANSNDFSDTYPDAVTAGVTENKMVMELNGYLKAMASVADLQLIANVDDGIRIFLNGELILNSWKYDAGNSKDKVSSKVEVVANQIYPIKIQLYNEDGYFGNQLSWKWTGQVKTLIPDAQFFYI, encoded by the coding sequence ATGATAGTTGAAAACTTGGCGACCGGCACCGCCTCCAATTTGCGTTTGGCTCGCAATAAAATCGTTGTGAATATTCCGGCATATGATATTGAAGGGATTGAAGATCGCTCCAGTATTGACTATATGCTGGATATCTATTTACCCGAATACCCGGGAGCCAACAATTACACACTTTTGGAAACTCTGGAAGCGAAAGAAAGTCCAGTTGTGCAAAATGGTTCTATTGAAACCTATAATGGAGCTTTTTTCGAGATCGATGATATTTTGCTTTCATTTCTGGCCCCTACGGCTCCGGATTTCCTTCAGGATAAAATAAAGATTCTCCCCTACTCCACCACTTCCTATTACTGTGTCGTAAGGATTGTAGTGAATTCCATCGAGGTTTACAGCGAAGAAATGGTGCCTGAAACGGCCATTTTTTCAGGGGTTGCCGCCCGAGATTACGCCGATTACTCAAGTAATTTCTTTAGTGATTACATCGGCAAAGAGAGACGTTTTTTGACTTATAAGCCGCAAATAGGTTATTTGGCAAAAGACCAGCCCGAAATTTTGTGTTGGCTTAATAATTACTCTGACGATATTTCAACCCTGAAATTGAAGGTTGTGGCCCGTACAAAAGGCGGTAGCGAGATTGAAGGCATAGCCCTAAGCTTGGATCGCATTGAAAGAAACGGGGTCTATTCCATCCCCGTTTCATTGAATGTATTGAAAACTATCCATTCGGAAAAAGTGGATGTTGAACAATATAGTATTTGGCTGCTTTCTGAAACCGACAGTCGCGTAAGCGAAGTACGTACATTTATCGTTGATGACAAGTATCGCAGAAATAGTCGTTATATATACTTTCTCAACAGTTTAGGCGTCTTTGAGTGCCTTCGACTTACAGGCGAAGCTTCCGAACAGTTTGAAACTTCTTCTGAAATTGCCGATCGGTTCGCGGGATATAGTTATCTGGCAAAATATGCCGAGAGGATCATTTCGGATAAATCTGCCAGAAGAATCCTAAATATCAATTTGCAATACTCAAAAAAGGACATTATTGAATTCTTGGGAGACTTTGCCCTGTCTTCGGAATATTATCTGTTTTCTGATCGTGAATTGTTGCCACTCATTCCCAGATTCACGAACTATACTATAAGCGATGATGGTGAGGATTTTGGAGCCCGAAGTTTTGCTTTTGAGTTTGCAAACGCTGAAACGCTTTATTCGAAATTGCCGTTGGCAACTTCAATTCCCATACGCCCGAAAGAATGGGTACCTTTCGCGACTGCCTGCGAAATTGACAGCCGTGGCAGAAGAACTGGGATGCTGAAGGTGACTATGTTGGAGCTTGTCTATTCGGACACGTTCGCCTCCGTAATCCCGAGGGTTCTAAAGCCAAATATCCAAAACGAGGAAGGCTATTTGGAGCCGGTGGAAAATGAAAGCTGTGCATTGGCCACGACCCCTTTTCTTTCGGTAGAAATTTCGAAAAATGGAAGTTTCACGAAAAGCGATTGTTCCGGAAGTAATGTTGGAACCGCGGCATTGATTACAATTGCTGCAGAGGCTTGGGGCAGTGAGGTAAGTCAGGCTGATGCAGATGCAAAGGCAGAATCCGAATTTGATATTTTGGATACCCAAGCTTTTGCCGATGCGAACGGATCGTGCGAATTGCCGTCAACCAACGGTCTTCGATCAAAATTTTGGAATTTCGTTTCGGCCACCCACGGTTTTGGCCCGGCCTTCGATTTCTCTTCAAACCCTTTGCATACGGACATAGAAACGAATGCAAATTCAAATGATTTTTCTGATACTTATCCAGATGCCGTTACTGCGGGTGTGACAGAAAACAAAATGGTCATGGAACTTAACGGCTATTTGAAAGCTATGGCTTCAGTAGCCGATTTGCAGTTAATTGCAAATGTAGATGACGGAATACGCATTTTCTTGAACGGTGAATTGATTTTGAATTCATGGAAATATGATGCTGGGAATTCGAAGGACAAAGTATCGAGCAAAGTAGAAGTTGTTGCCAATCAAATTTACCCAATCAAAATTCAGCTATATAACGAAGACGGTTATTTTGGCAATCAGCTGTCTTGGAAATGGACAGGACAAGTAAAAACATTAATTCCGGATGCACAATTTTTTTACATATGA
- a CDS encoding DUF6712 family protein, producing the protein MIFKNVEQLKDYLGGIQRNMNWATWKAFVREAEEFFVLEILGADFLDELSEFISESGLDFVTEVSPKKKRAIDLLRISLAAYTDAVGTFRLIMTTGDSGKNFQTPPNTQAPTKWATIGSLQTAIGRGDMAMEKLIAYLEKNAADFETWKSSENYTILKSAFVSSAIVLTEHFPFAENSRRLFLSLKSEFAKAQGRYLSGIISAEFNNALQARLVSDDLETEEKEAIKKIAAVVALKGVSEGVTFLNINENWRLVSTYDGIQSEMVLPESRRNEISIQVSNALELAKNELVKFLQEKASEDVFSEYFNSSLYAARIEKPSTRFVNKKERKYAIL; encoded by the coding sequence ATGATTTTCAAGAACGTAGAGCAGCTTAAAGACTATTTGGGCGGCATTCAAAGAAATATGAATTGGGCAACTTGGAAAGCCTTTGTTCGGGAAGCTGAGGAGTTTTTCGTTTTGGAAATTCTCGGAGCCGATTTTCTCGACGAGTTGTCAGAATTTATATCCGAAAGTGGTTTGGACTTTGTAACAGAGGTGAGCCCGAAAAAAAAGCGTGCCATCGATTTGCTAAGAATTTCATTGGCCGCATATACCGATGCCGTCGGTACTTTTAGGCTGATAATGACAACTGGAGATTCTGGAAAAAACTTTCAAACCCCTCCGAATACGCAAGCACCGACCAAATGGGCAACGATTGGAAGCCTTCAAACTGCAATAGGACGAGGAGATATGGCAATGGAAAAGCTGATCGCCTATCTCGAAAAAAATGCTGCCGATTTTGAGACATGGAAATCTTCGGAGAACTATACCATTTTAAAAAGTGCATTTGTATCTAGTGCAATTGTTTTAACCGAGCATTTTCCTTTTGCCGAAAACAGCAGAAGGCTATTTCTTTCTTTAAAGTCCGAATTTGCCAAAGCCCAGGGCCGCTATTTGAGTGGTATTATTTCAGCCGAGTTCAATAATGCATTGCAAGCCAGATTGGTTTCTGATGACCTTGAAACCGAAGAAAAGGAAGCGATTAAAAAAATCGCGGCAGTAGTCGCTTTGAAAGGTGTTTCCGAAGGTGTCACGTTTTTGAATATTAATGAAAACTGGCGATTGGTAAGTACTTATGATGGCATTCAAAGTGAGATGGTTTTGCCAGAAAGCCGAAGAAACGAAATTTCAATTCAAGTATCCAATGCATTGGAACTGGCCAAAAATGAACTTGTGAAATTCCTACAAGAAAAAGCTTCCGAAGATGTGTTTTCGGAATATTTCAATAGTAGCCTTTATGCTGCACGTATCGAAAAGCCATCTACTCGATTTGTCAACAAAAAAGAGCGGAAATACGCAATTCTATAA